The proteins below come from a single Pseudomonas chlororaphis genomic window:
- a CDS encoding 3-oxoadipate:succinyl-CoA transferase: MTYSTNEMMTVAAARRLKNNAVCFVGIGLPSKAANLARLTSAPDVVLIYESGPIGAKPGVLPLSIGDGELAETADTVVPTGEIFRYWLQGGRIDVGFLGAAQVDRFGNINTTVVGDYHQPKVRLPGAGGAPEIAGSAKSVLIILKQSARSFVDKLDFVTSVGHGEGGDSRKRLGLPGAGPVGIITDLCIMEPEAGSHEFVVTALHPGVTREQVIAATGWAIRFADQVHTTAEPTDVELRALRDLEARTAAAHGQAPGEA; encoded by the coding sequence ATGACGTACTCCACCAACGAGATGATGACCGTGGCCGCGGCCCGTCGCTTGAAGAACAACGCCGTGTGCTTTGTCGGCATCGGCCTGCCGTCGAAAGCGGCCAATCTGGCGCGGCTGACGTCGGCACCGGACGTGGTGTTGATCTACGAGTCTGGCCCGATCGGTGCCAAGCCTGGCGTGCTGCCGCTGTCCATTGGCGACGGCGAGCTGGCGGAAACCGCCGACACTGTGGTGCCGACCGGTGAGATCTTTCGCTACTGGTTGCAGGGCGGGCGTATCGACGTCGGCTTCCTGGGGGCGGCCCAGGTCGACCGTTTCGGTAACATCAACACCACGGTGGTGGGGGATTACCACCAGCCCAAAGTCCGTCTGCCGGGGGCCGGTGGCGCACCGGAAATTGCCGGCTCGGCCAAGAGCGTGTTGATTATCCTCAAGCAGTCGGCGCGTTCGTTCGTCGACAAGCTGGACTTCGTCACCTCGGTCGGCCACGGTGAGGGCGGTGATTCACGCAAGCGCTTGGGCCTGCCGGGTGCGGGCCCCGTGGGCATCATCACCGACCTGTGCATCATGGAACCGGAAGCCGGCAGCCATGAGTTCGTGGTCACGGCCTTGCACCCTGGCGTCACCCGTGAGCAGGTCATTGCCGCGACCGGGTGGGCAATCCGCTTCGCCGACCAGGTGCACACCACCGCCGAGCCGACCGACGTGGAGCTGCGCGCCCTGCGCGATCTGGAAGCTCGCACGGCGGCGGCCCACGGCCAGGCACCGGGAGAAGCCTGA
- a CDS encoding protocatechuate 3,4-dioxygenase, which produces MTLTATTSHTVGPYYHIGLTWLNREDLTVAETLGQRVAITGQVIDGNGEFVNDAMLEVWQANAAGKYAHPEDDQDKPLDPSFEGFGRVPVDAEGRFRFTTIKPGTVPGLGGTTQAPHLVVLVFARGLVKHLLTRIYFDGEQANETDPLLACVPEERRATLVTKPDASGVYQWNVVLQGTDAETVFFDY; this is translated from the coding sequence ATGACGCTCACTGCCACCACATCCCATACCGTCGGCCCTTACTACCACATCGGCCTGACCTGGCTGAACCGCGAAGACTTGACCGTCGCCGAAACCCTCGGCCAGCGCGTGGCGATCACCGGGCAGGTGATCGACGGCAATGGCGAGTTCGTCAACGACGCCATGCTGGAAGTCTGGCAAGCCAACGCCGCCGGCAAATATGCCCACCCGGAAGACGATCAGGACAAGCCTCTGGACCCCAGCTTCGAAGGCTTCGGCCGGGTGCCGGTGGACGCTGAGGGGCGCTTTCGCTTCACCACCATCAAGCCGGGCACCGTACCGGGGCTGGGGGGCACGACCCAGGCGCCGCACCTGGTGGTGCTGGTGTTTGCCCGCGGCCTGGTCAAGCACCTGCTGACGCGCATCTACTTCGACGGCGAGCAGGCCAACGAAACCGATCCGCTGCTGGCTTGCGTACCCGAAGAGCGTCGCGCCACCCTCGTGACCAAGCCCGATGCGTCGGGGGTGTACCAATGGAATGTGGTGTTGCAGGGGACGGATGCCGAGACGGTGTTTTTCGATTATTGA
- a CDS encoding IclR family transcriptional regulator yields the protein MNDQLRNAFTSVAPPIVASAAKRIQALTGDPDFMTSLARGLAVVQAFQERKRHLTIAQISHRTEIPRAAVRRCLHTLIKLGYATTDGRTYSLLPKVLTLGHAYLSSTPLAVSAQPYLDRMSEQLHEACNMATLEGDDILYIARSATTQRLISVDLSVGGRLPAYCTSMGRILLAALDDASLRDYLDHADLQAKTSRTLHTPQALLECLQQVRQQGWCIVDQELEQGLRSIAVPVYDASGQVVAALNVSTHAGRVSRNELEQRFLPGLLGASRDLSAQLFT from the coding sequence ATGAACGACCAATTGCGCAACGCCTTCACTTCAGTCGCGCCACCGATCGTGGCCTCGGCGGCCAAGCGGATCCAGGCCCTGACTGGTGACCCGGACTTCATGACTTCCCTGGCCCGTGGGCTGGCCGTGGTGCAGGCCTTCCAGGAGCGCAAGCGGCATCTGACCATCGCTCAGATCAGCCACCGTACGGAAATTCCCCGGGCGGCCGTCCGCCGCTGCCTGCATACCTTGATCAAGCTTGGCTACGCCACCACGGACGGGCGCACCTATTCACTGCTGCCCAAAGTGCTCACCCTCGGGCACGCCTACTTATCCTCGACGCCCCTGGCGGTTTCCGCGCAGCCGTACCTGGACCGCATGAGCGAGCAACTGCATGAAGCCTGCAACATGGCCACCCTCGAGGGCGACGACATCCTCTACATCGCCCGGTCGGCCACCACTCAGCGATTGATCTCGGTGGACCTGTCGGTCGGCGGGCGGCTGCCGGCCTATTGCACGTCCATGGGCCGGATTCTGCTGGCGGCGCTGGACGATGCGTCGCTGCGCGATTACCTCGATCATGCCGACCTGCAAGCCAAGACCAGCCGCACCCTGCACACCCCCCAGGCCTTGCTCGAATGCCTGCAACAGGTGCGGCAACAGGGCTGGTGCATCGTCGACCAGGAATTGGAGCAGGGCCTGCGCTCGATTGCCGTGCCGGTGTACGACGCTTCCGGCCAGGTGGTGGCGGCGTTGAACGTCAGCACCCATGCCGGGCGCGTCAGCCGTAACGAGCTGGAGCAGCGGTTCCTGCCCGGCCTGTTGGGGGCCAGTCGCGACCTGAGCGCGCAGTTGTTCACCTAA
- a CDS encoding 3-oxoadipate enol-lactonase, translating to MGFVKLADGELNYRFDGRQDAPVLVLSNSLGTDLHMWDDQVAAFGEHFRVLRFDTRGHGQSLVTEGPYSIEQLGRDVLAMLDALDLDQVHFCGLSMGGLIGQWLGINAGERLRKLVVCNTAAKIGDPSVWNPRIETVLRDGKAAMVALRDASIARWFTPDFAEAYPEKARKITDMLAATSPQGYAANCAAVRDADFREQLSSIRVPLLVIAGTEDAVTPPSGGHFIQERVSGAQYAEFRAAHLSNVQAGAAFSARVLDFLLGA from the coding sequence GTGGGATTCGTCAAACTCGCCGACGGCGAACTGAATTACCGTTTCGACGGGCGGCAAGACGCCCCGGTGCTGGTGCTCTCCAACTCCCTGGGCACTGATTTGCACATGTGGGACGACCAAGTGGCGGCGTTCGGCGAACATTTTCGCGTGCTGCGTTTCGACACCCGGGGTCACGGTCAGTCGTTGGTCACCGAAGGCCCCTACAGCATCGAGCAGTTAGGCCGCGACGTGCTGGCGATGCTCGATGCGCTGGACCTCGACCAGGTGCATTTCTGCGGATTGTCCATGGGCGGGCTGATCGGCCAGTGGCTGGGGATCAACGCGGGTGAGCGCCTGCGCAAGCTGGTGGTGTGCAACACCGCCGCCAAGATCGGCGATCCGTCGGTGTGGAATCCGCGAATCGAAACCGTGCTGCGTGACGGCAAGGCGGCAATGGTGGCGTTGCGTGACGCCTCGATCGCCCGCTGGTTCACCCCGGACTTCGCCGAGGCTTATCCAGAGAAAGCCAGAAAAATCACCGACATGCTCGCCGCCACCTCGCCCCAGGGCTACGCCGCCAACTGTGCGGCGGTGCGTGATGCGGATTTTCGCGAGCAGTTGTCGTCGATCCGCGTGCCGCTGCTGGTGATCGCCGGCACCGAGGATGCAGTCACGCCGCCGTCGGGTGGGCACTTTATCCAGGAGCGGGTCAGTGGCGCGCAATACGCCGAGTTCCGTGCCGCACACCTTTCCAATGTCCAGGCCGGTGCCGCATTCAGCGCTCGGGTGCTGGATTTCCTGCTCGGGGCCTGA
- a CDS encoding 4-carboxymuconolactone decarboxylase has product MDEKQRYDEGMQVRRAVLGDAHVDRSLNALSEFNSEFQEMITRHAWGDIWTRPGLPRHTRSLITIAMLIGMNRNEELKLHLRAAANNGVSRSEIKEVIMQSAIYCGIPAANATFHLAESVWDELGVESRE; this is encoded by the coding sequence GTGGACGAGAAACAACGTTACGACGAAGGCATGCAGGTACGCCGCGCGGTGCTGGGCGATGCCCACGTCGACCGCAGCCTCAATGCCCTGAGTGAATTCAACAGCGAATTCCAGGAGATGATTACCCGCCACGCCTGGGGCGACATCTGGACCCGCCCGGGCCTGCCGCGCCACACCCGCAGCCTGATTACCATTGCCATGCTGATCGGCATGAACCGCAACGAAGAGCTCAAGTTGCACCTGCGCGCCGCGGCCAACAACGGCGTGAGCCGCAGCGAGATCAAGGAAGTGATCATGCAGAGTGCCATCTACTGCGGCATCCCGGCGGCCAACGCCACCTTCCACCTGGCCGAGTCGGTGTGGGACGAGCTGGGCGTCGAGTCACGGGAGTAG
- a CDS encoding 4-hydroxybenzoate transporter yields MNQPQTSVGHCLDVQSFINAQPISRYQWRVVILCFLIVFLDGLDTAAMGFIAPALSQDWGIDRASLGPVMSAALIGMVFGALGSGPLADRFGRKVVLVGAVLLFGAFSLASAYSTNVDQLLVLRFLTGLGLGAGMPNATTLLSEYTPERKKSLLVTSMFCGFNLGMAGGGFISAKLIPAFGWHSLLLIGGILPLLLTVVLVFWLPESARYLVVRNRGTDKVRKTLAPIDPHTVAQAASFSVPEQKTVKARNVLAVIFSGTYSAGTLLLWLTYFMGLVIVYLLTSWLPTLMRDSGASMEQAAFIGALFQFGGVLSAVGVGWAMDRFNPHKVIGLFYLMAGVFAYAVGQSLGHITLLATLVLVAGMCVNGAQSAMPSLAARFYPTQGRATGVSWMLGIGRFGAILGAWMGATLLGLGWNFEQVLTALVIPAALATTAVVIKGLVSHADAT; encoded by the coding sequence ATGAACCAACCCCAGACCTCCGTAGGCCACTGCCTCGACGTGCAGTCCTTCATCAATGCCCAGCCCATCTCGCGCTACCAGTGGCGGGTAGTGATCCTCTGTTTCCTGATTGTTTTCCTCGACGGCCTCGACACGGCAGCCATGGGCTTCATTGCCCCGGCCCTGTCCCAGGATTGGGGAATCGACCGCGCCAGCCTGGGCCCGGTGATGAGTGCCGCGCTGATCGGCATGGTTTTCGGCGCACTCGGTTCCGGGCCCTTGGCTGACCGCTTCGGGCGCAAAGTGGTCCTGGTGGGCGCGGTCCTGCTGTTTGGCGCGTTCAGCCTGGCTTCGGCCTACAGCACCAACGTCGACCAACTGCTGGTGCTGCGCTTCCTCACCGGCCTGGGCTTGGGGGCCGGGATGCCCAACGCCACCACCTTGCTGTCCGAATACACCCCCGAACGCAAGAAATCGCTGTTGGTGACCAGCATGTTCTGCGGCTTCAACCTGGGCATGGCCGGCGGCGGGTTCATTTCCGCCAAGCTGATCCCGGCGTTCGGCTGGCACAGCCTGTTGCTGATCGGCGGGATCCTGCCGTTGCTGCTGACGGTCGTGCTGGTGTTCTGGCTGCCGGAGTCGGCGCGTTACCTGGTGGTGCGCAACCGCGGCACCGATAAAGTGCGCAAGACCCTGGCACCCATCGACCCGCACACGGTTGCCCAGGCCGCGAGCTTCAGTGTGCCGGAACAGAAAACCGTGAAGGCGCGCAACGTGCTGGCGGTGATTTTTTCCGGGACCTACAGCGCCGGCACGCTGCTGCTGTGGCTGACCTATTTCATGGGGCTGGTGATCGTCTACCTGCTGACCAGTTGGCTGCCGACACTGATGCGCGACAGCGGCGCGAGCATGGAGCAGGCCGCGTTCATCGGCGCGTTGTTCCAGTTTGGCGGGGTGTTGAGCGCGGTGGGCGTGGGCTGGGCGATGGACCGGTTCAACCCGCACAAGGTCATCGGCCTGTTCTACCTGATGGCCGGGGTGTTTGCCTACGCGGTAGGGCAGAGCCTGGGCCATATCACATTGCTCGCGACGCTGGTGCTGGTGGCCGGCATGTGCGTCAACGGCGCGCAATCGGCGATGCCGTCCCTGGCGGCGCGTTTCTACCCGACCCAGGGCCGCGCCACCGGGGTGTCGTGGATGCTCGGCATCGGTCGCTTCGGCGCGATCCTCGGAGCCTGGATGGGGGCGACCTTGCTGGGCCTGGGCTGGAACTTCGAACAGGTGCTGACCGCCCTGGTCATTCCCGCCGCACTGGCGACCACGGCGGTGGTGATCAAGGGGTTGGTCAGCCATGCGGATGCCACTTGA
- a CDS encoding 3-carboxy-cis,cis-muconate cycloisomerase (Catalyzes the cycloisomerization of cis,cis-muconate) translates to MSERPGNQLFDAYFTARDMREVFCDAGRVQAMLDVEAALARAEARVGVIPASAVAPIEQACRAQCYDFSALGEAIASAGNSAIPLVKALGKRIAATDAEAERYVHLGATSQDVMDSGLVLQLRQALALIEDELAQLADTLARQAEHYAATPLAGRTWLQHATPVTLGMKFAGWLGAITRSRQRLKELKPRLLVLQFGGASGTLAALGEQALPVAQALAAELQLSLPEQPWHTQRDRLVEFAAVLGLIAGSLGKLGRDISLLMQTEAGEAFEPSAPGKGGSSTMPHKRNPVGAAVLISAATRVPGLVSTLFSAMPQEHERSLGLWHAEWETLPEICCLVSGALQQARLLAEGLEVDAARMARNLELTQGLVLAEAVSIVLAQRVGRDTAHHLLEQCCKRAVAQQRHLREVLGDEPQVAAQLSAAELDHLLNPAHYLGQARTWVARAVAEHHALKA, encoded by the coding sequence ATGAGCGAACGACCGGGCAATCAGCTGTTCGATGCCTATTTCACCGCCCGCGACATGCGCGAGGTGTTCTGCGATGCGGGCCGGGTCCAGGCCATGCTCGACGTCGAGGCGGCACTGGCCCGGGCCGAGGCGCGGGTGGGGGTGATTCCCGCCAGTGCGGTGGCGCCGATCGAGCAGGCCTGTCGCGCCCAGTGCTATGACTTTTCGGCGCTGGGTGAGGCCATTGCCAGTGCTGGCAACTCGGCCATCCCGTTGGTCAAGGCGTTGGGCAAGCGCATCGCCGCCACCGACGCCGAGGCTGAGCGCTATGTGCACCTGGGCGCCACCAGCCAGGACGTGATGGACAGCGGGCTGGTGCTGCAGCTGCGCCAGGCGCTGGCGTTGATCGAAGACGAACTGGCGCAGTTGGCCGACACCCTGGCCCGTCAAGCCGAGCACTACGCCGCCACGCCGCTGGCCGGCCGTACTTGGCTGCAGCATGCAACGCCGGTGACCCTGGGCATGAAATTCGCCGGTTGGCTGGGGGCGATCACCCGCAGCCGCCAACGGTTGAAAGAGCTGAAGCCGCGCTTGCTGGTGCTGCAATTCGGCGGCGCCTCGGGGACTCTTGCTGCGCTCGGCGAGCAAGCGTTGCCCGTCGCCCAGGCCCTGGCCGCCGAGCTGCAACTGAGCCTGCCGGAGCAACCGTGGCACACCCAGCGCGATCGCCTGGTGGAGTTCGCCGCGGTGCTCGGGCTGATCGCCGGCAGCCTTGGCAAGCTGGGCCGCGACATCAGCCTGCTGATGCAAACCGAGGCTGGCGAGGCCTTCGAGCCATCTGCACCCGGCAAGGGCGGTTCATCGACCATGCCCCACAAACGCAACCCGGTGGGCGCGGCCGTATTGATCAGTGCGGCGACGCGGGTGCCTGGCCTGGTCTCGACGCTGTTCAGCGCCATGCCCCAGGAACATGAGCGCAGCCTCGGTCTGTGGCACGCCGAATGGGAAACCTTGCCGGAGATCTGCTGCCTGGTGTCCGGCGCCCTGCAACAGGCTCGGTTGCTGGCCGAGGGGCTGGAAGTGGACGCGGCGCGCATGGCCCGCAACCTCGAACTGACCCAGGGCCTGGTGCTGGCCGAAGCAGTGAGCATCGTCCTGGCCCAGCGGGTCGGGCGCGACACTGCCCATCATCTGCTGGAGCAATGCTGCAAGCGCGCTGTCGCCCAACAGCGGCATTTGCGCGAGGTGCTGGGGGACGAACCCCAGGTCGCCGCGCAGTTGTCCGCCGCCGAACTCGATCATTTGCTCAACCCCGCCCACTACCTCGGCCAGGCCCGCACCTGGGTTGCCCGAGCGGTGGCCGAACACCATGCCTTGAAGGCCTGA
- a CDS encoding protocatechuate 3,4-dioxygenase, whose translation MTDKPGYRRPQAGTQPQYLHPPYQSTNLRSPSKPLVFLPHSLSEITGPTVGADRVQEKDNDLTAQHAGEPLGERIIIHGRVLDENGQPVPGILVEIWQANAAGRYHHDRDKHDAPLDPNFTGTGRAITDADGWYQFQTIKPGAYPWGNHHNAWRPAHIHFSLFGPSILTRLVTQMYFPGDPLLAYDPIYNCVPDTRAKERLIASFDLEKTIPHYALGYRWDIVLRGRDATPMEK comes from the coding sequence ATGACTGACAAGCCTGGTTATCGTCGCCCTCAAGCGGGCACCCAGCCGCAATACCTGCACCCGCCGTACCAGTCCACCAACTTGCGCTCGCCGTCCAAGCCGCTGGTGTTCCTGCCTCATTCGCTGTCGGAAATCACCGGCCCGACCGTCGGCGCCGACCGCGTGCAGGAGAAGGACAACGACCTCACCGCCCAGCATGCCGGCGAGCCATTGGGGGAGCGGATTATCATTCACGGGCGGGTGCTGGATGAGAACGGCCAGCCGGTGCCGGGCATCCTGGTGGAGATCTGGCAGGCCAACGCCGCCGGTCGCTACCACCATGACCGCGACAAGCACGATGCGCCGCTGGACCCGAACTTCACCGGCACCGGTCGCGCCATCACCGACGCCGACGGCTGGTACCAGTTCCAGACCATCAAGCCCGGCGCGTACCCCTGGGGCAACCACCACAACGCCTGGCGCCCGGCCCATATCCATTTCTCGCTGTTCGGGCCCAGCATCCTCACGCGCCTGGTGACGCAGATGTATTTCCCCGGCGACCCGCTGCTGGCCTACGATCCGATCTACAACTGCGTGCCGGACACCCGTGCCAAGGAACGTTTGATCGCCAGCTTCGACCTGGAAAAAACCATCCCTCACTACGCCCTCGGTTATCGCTGGGACATCGTCTTGCGCGGCCGCGATGCCACGCCGATGGAGAAATAA
- a CDS encoding beta-ketoadipyl CoA thiolase (catalyzes the thiolytic cleavage of beta-ketoadipyl-CoA to succinate and acetyl-CoA) yields MRDVYLCDAIRTPIGRFGGGLAAVRADDLAAVPIKALMARNPSVDWEAVDEVFLGCANQAGEDNRNVARMALLLAGLPESIPGVTLNRLCASGMDAIGTAFRAIASGEMELAIAGGVESMSRAPFVMGKADAAFSRNMKLEDTTIGWRFINPLMKAQYGVDAMPQTADNVADDYAVSREDQDAFALRSQQRTAAAQAAGFFAEEIVPVRIAHKKGETVVEQDEHPRADTTLDALARLKPVNGPDKTVTAGNASGVNDGAAALILASADAVKKHGLTPRAKVLGMASAGVAPRVMGIGPVPAVRKLTERLGLAVADFDVIELNEAFASQGLAVLRELGLADDAPQVNPNGGAIALGHPLGMSGARLVLTALHHLEKTGGKKGLATMCVGVGQGLALAIERV; encoded by the coding sequence ATGCGCGACGTCTATCTCTGTGATGCGATTCGTACCCCCATCGGCCGCTTCGGCGGTGGCCTGGCCGCTGTGCGCGCCGATGACCTGGCGGCCGTGCCGATCAAGGCACTGATGGCGCGCAACCCGTCGGTGGACTGGGAGGCGGTGGACGAGGTCTTCCTCGGCTGCGCCAACCAGGCCGGCGAGGACAACCGCAACGTCGCGCGCATGGCGCTGTTGCTGGCAGGCCTGCCGGAGAGCATTCCCGGCGTAACCCTCAACCGCCTTTGCGCCTCGGGCATGGACGCCATCGGCACAGCGTTCCGCGCCATTGCCAGCGGCGAAATGGAACTGGCCATCGCTGGCGGAGTGGAGTCGATGTCCCGCGCACCGTTCGTAATGGGCAAGGCCGACGCGGCGTTCTCCCGCAACATGAAGCTGGAAGACACCACCATCGGTTGGCGCTTCATCAACCCGTTGATGAAAGCCCAGTACGGCGTGGACGCGATGCCGCAGACCGCAGACAACGTGGCCGATGACTACGCGGTATCCCGCGAAGACCAGGATGCCTTCGCCCTGCGCAGTCAACAGCGCACGGCGGCGGCCCAAGCGGCGGGCTTTTTTGCCGAAGAGATCGTGCCGGTACGGATCGCCCACAAGAAGGGCGAAACCGTGGTCGAGCAGGATGAACACCCGCGCGCCGACACCACGCTTGACGCCTTGGCCAGACTCAAGCCGGTCAACGGCCCGGACAAGACCGTCACCGCCGGCAATGCCTCTGGGGTGAACGACGGTGCGGCGGCGCTGATCCTGGCGTCCGCCGACGCGGTGAAAAAACATGGCCTGACCCCGCGCGCCAAGGTCCTGGGCATGGCCAGCGCCGGCGTGGCGCCGCGGGTCATGGGCATCGGTCCGGTGCCGGCGGTGCGCAAGCTCACCGAGCGCCTGGGCCTGGCGGTCGCCGACTTCGATGTGATCGAACTCAATGAGGCCTTCGCCAGCCAGGGCCTGGCGGTGCTGCGCGAGTTGGGGCTGGCGGACGATGCGCCTCAGGTCAACCCGAACGGCGGCGCCATCGCGCTCGGTCATCCGTTGGGCATGAGCGGGGCGCGGCTGGTGCTGACGGCGTTGCACCACTTGGAAAAGACCGGCGGCAAGAAAGGCTTGGCGACCATGTGTGTCGGCGTCGGCCAGGGCCTGGCATTGGCTATCGAACGCGTCTGA
- a CDS encoding 3-oxoadipate:succinyl-CoA transferase — translation MAEILSLHDAVKQFVNDGDTVALEGFTHLIPTAAGHEIIRQGKKDLTLVRMTPDLIYDQLIGAGCARKLIFSWGGNPGVGSLHRLRDAVEKQWPQPLEIEEHSHADLANAYVAGASGLPFAVLRAYAGSDLPKVNPLIKSVTCPFTGEVLAAVPSVRPDITVIHAQKADRKGNVLLWGILGVQKEAALAAKRCIVTVEEIVDDLNAPMNACVLPTWALSAVCLVPGGAHPSYAHGYTERDNRFYQAWDPIARDRETFTAWIDEFIRGTQDFTEFQARLAAASEAKQ, via the coding sequence ATGGCTGAAATCCTTTCGCTGCACGATGCGGTGAAGCAGTTCGTCAACGACGGCGATACCGTCGCGCTCGAAGGCTTCACTCACCTGATCCCGACCGCAGCGGGTCACGAAATCATTCGTCAGGGCAAGAAAGACCTGACCCTGGTGCGGATGACCCCTGACCTGATCTACGACCAGTTGATCGGTGCCGGTTGTGCGCGCAAGTTGATTTTCTCCTGGGGCGGCAACCCGGGCGTGGGCTCGCTGCACCGGCTGCGCGATGCGGTGGAGAAGCAGTGGCCGCAACCGTTGGAGATCGAGGAACACAGCCACGCCGACCTGGCCAATGCCTACGTCGCCGGTGCCTCCGGCCTACCGTTCGCGGTCCTGCGGGCCTACGCGGGTTCCGACCTGCCCAAGGTCAACCCGCTGATCAAGAGCGTCACGTGTCCGTTTACCGGGGAGGTGCTGGCCGCCGTGCCGTCGGTGCGCCCGGACATCACCGTGATCCACGCCCAGAAAGCCGACCGCAAGGGCAACGTGTTGTTGTGGGGCATCCTCGGCGTGCAGAAGGAAGCGGCCCTGGCTGCCAAGCGTTGCATCGTCACCGTGGAAGAAATCGTCGACGACCTGAACGCGCCGATGAACGCCTGCGTGCTGCCCACCTGGGCCCTCAGTGCGGTATGCCTCGTACCGGGCGGCGCGCATCCTTCCTACGCCCATGGCTACACCGAACGTGACAACCGTTTCTATCAGGCGTGGGACCCCATCGCCCGCGACCGTGAGACGTTTACCGCCTGGATCGACGAATTCATCCGTGGCACCCAGGATTTCACCGAATTCCAGGCCCGACTGGCTGCCGCTTCGGAGGCGAAACAATGA
- a CDS encoding alpha-ketoglutarate permease — protein sequence MTTPTSHYTGEERSKRIFAIVGASSGNLVEWFDFYVYAFCAIYFASAFFPSDNPTVQLVNTAGVFAAGFLMRPIGGWIFGRVADRHGRKNSMMISVLMMCFGSLLIACLPTYKDIGVWAPVLLLFARLLQGLSVGGEYGTTATYMSEVALKGQRGFFASFQYVTLIGGQLLAVSLVVILQQFLSEEELRAYGWRIPFVVGAVAALISLFLRRSLKETSSKEMRENKDAGSIAALFRSHKAAFITVLGYTAGGSLIFYTFTTYMQKYLVNTAGLPAKTASYIMTGALFLYMCMQPLFGILADKIGRRNSMLWFGALGALCTVPILLTLKSISSPFLAFILITLALAIVSFYTSISGLVKAEMFPPEVRALGVGLAYAVANAIFGGSAEYVALSLKAQGMENAFYWYVTVMMVVAFLFSLRLPKQPTYLHHDL from the coding sequence ATGACCACCCCAACCAGCCACTACACCGGCGAAGAACGCAGCAAGCGCATTTTCGCTATTGTCGGCGCTTCGTCCGGCAACCTGGTCGAATGGTTCGACTTCTACGTCTACGCGTTCTGCGCGATCTATTTCGCGTCGGCGTTCTTTCCCTCGGACAACCCCACGGTGCAACTGGTCAACACGGCCGGGGTCTTCGCCGCCGGGTTCCTGATGCGACCCATTGGCGGCTGGATATTCGGCCGAGTGGCGGACCGTCATGGGCGTAAGAACTCGATGATGATCTCGGTGCTGATGATGTGCTTCGGCTCGTTGCTCATCGCCTGCTTGCCCACCTACAAGGACATCGGCGTCTGGGCGCCGGTGCTGCTGTTGTTCGCGCGTTTGCTGCAAGGCCTGTCGGTGGGGGGCGAGTATGGCACCACGGCCACCTACATGAGTGAAGTCGCTCTCAAGGGCCAGCGTGGCTTCTTCGCTTCGTTCCAGTACGTGACGCTGATCGGCGGGCAACTGCTGGCGGTGTCGCTGGTGGTGATCCTGCAGCAGTTCCTCAGTGAAGAAGAATTGCGTGCCTATGGCTGGCGGATCCCGTTCGTGGTCGGCGCCGTGGCCGCGCTGATCTCGCTGTTTCTGCGGCGTTCCCTCAAGGAAACCAGCAGCAAGGAAATGCGCGAGAACAAGGACGCCGGCAGCATCGCCGCGCTGTTTCGCAGCCACAAGGCCGCGTTCATCACCGTGCTGGGCTACACCGCCGGCGGCTCGTTGATTTTCTACACCTTCACCACCTACATGCAGAAGTACCTAGTGAACACCGCCGGCCTGCCGGCCAAGACCGCCAGCTACATCATGACCGGTGCGCTGTTCCTGTACATGTGCATGCAGCCGCTGTTCGGCATCCTGGCGGACAAGATCGGCCGACGTAATTCCATGCTCTGGTTCGGCGCCCTGGGGGCGTTGTGCACAGTGCCGATCCTGTTGACCCTCAAGAGCATCAGCAGTCCGTTCCTGGCGTTTATCCTGATTACCCTGGCCCTGGCGATCGTCAGCTTCTACACCTCCATCAGCGGCCTGGTGAAAGCCGAAATGTTTCCACCCGAGGTGCGCGCGCTGGGAGTAGGGTTGGCCTATGCGGTGGCGAATGCGATTTTTGGCGGTTCGGCCGAGTACGTGGCCTTGAGCCTGAAGGCCCAGGGCATGGAAAACGCCTTTTACTGGTATGTCACGGTCATGATGGTGGTGGCGTTCCTGTTCAGCCTGCGCCTGCCCAAGCAACCGACGTATTTGCATCACGACCTTTGA